A segment of the Biomphalaria glabrata chromosome 18, xgBioGlab47.1, whole genome shotgun sequence genome:
acgggcctcatggtaaagagaacagttttgaaggacatggatTTAAGTTAAAATAATAGTTTAGCAACCAACTTACCAGAAGACACAAACCATAATGACTCTACTGCTGGGAGACATTTCCAATATTACTTAGCAGCaattatttcactagaaataCGACTCATCATGCCATCATAAACCTTAAAAGTGGCAATCTGATTCTGGAAGTTGTGTTTAAAAGATATACATTGTATTCTTCTCTTTAAACTGTATAACTCTTTTGTTTTGATAGTTTAAAAGACAGCTGTCTCACACGGAAGATCTTTCGGAGTTTAGCGTGTACTTCAGTCATGCTGATGGGACGTGTGAAAAATTAGAGGATGATGACATACTCGATGAACGACTGCAGACATGCGCACTTGAATTAGTCCCCAATAAGTAAGTTGGTACTGTAGTTAGGGTTGTAATAAATGAGACATAACATGAGACATGATATGAGACATAACATAAGACATAACATGAGACATAACATGAGACATAACATAAGAGATAACATGAGACATGACATGAGACATAACATGAGACATAACATAAGACATAATATGAGACATAACATGAGACATAACATGAGACATAACATGAGACATAATATAAGACATGATATGAGACATAACATAAAACATAACATGAAACATAACATGAGAAATAACATAAAACATAACATGAGACATAACATGAGACATAACATAAAACATAACATGAGACATAACATAAAACATAACATGAGACATAACATGAGACATAACATGAGACATAACATAAGACATAACATAAGACATGATATGAGACATAACATAAGACATAACATGAAACATAACATGAAACATAACATGAGACATAACATGAGACATAACATGAGAACTATCATAAGACATAACATGAAAAATAACATGAGAAATAACCAAGTGCTTATTCTTCTCTACTGCGATTAAAGCGTGAAATGGCTTTCAAGACATCATCAAATGCCAATGATTTCGCCTTTACCTGTCAAGTAGTTTGGTTAACTGTGGGGGcatcacacatgatctgtcaaccatctctctccattcctctctgtctttgcaTTGAATAGAATCTTTTTCAATGAAAGGCCTGTCCACTCTTTTAAATTGTCTTCCAATCGCTTTCTCTGacgcttcttttttttctggtactgtttccCACATTCTGTACTATCACAATGGGTTTTGGGATATGTCTATAAATTTTCAGTTGCGtattttgacagtggttagcatgtctattaagtattggtaaataaattattttgtttaatatcgaataAGGTAAATAACGTCTATATTACTGAGAGGTATAACCGTAAATgcggagttgttttttttttctttagataagctttttattttaaaagatgattttgattacattttgcttatttcttatTCATTCTTCTTTCTACTTAGTGAGTCAGCTACGCTTGATGAGTTACACTTTGAGGCCTCCAGGGATCTGAAAGAGCACAAGCCCTGTAAGATATTTCTGTACATGTTTTGTATCCATCAAACAACTATATCAATAACATTCAAACCCGATTTCTTGTTATGGTATTAGGACTATGCACAGTGCCAGGCATTGGATAATTAAAGGCCCTAGAGGAAGTGAATATGGTGGccctaaatgaaatattttttaaaaatttaaagaaaaagcgaaaaaatacaattatgtGATTTATTAAAGCCCGAAATTCATATATCGTAGTTTCAATACGGTGTATATGTCTATCAGTAAACATAGAGCCCAAGTGCTCTACTACGGTTGAGATCTGATCCAAgctttacaatttttttctgaaaaatttttttagtcttATGAGAGGCAACCACCCATTGGAGACTCTGGGCGACTGCTTTGTTTGCCTATgtttaaggccggccctgctataCAGTATATATTTTATAGTAACTTATCTGTGGCGGAAATAAATTGTTAAGCATATGATAGTGGaaataataattctttttttttttcaacgaatTTCTTGAACAGGATTTGAAAGAGAGTTGGGATGTTTTGACCAAACTGTATGCTTACGTTTAACAGAAACTACAACATAATTACCTCACTTGCTTATTATCGCATCTCCCTGATCATCTGATGTTCTCTAGTTagatagaaaggattttctTATGTTTAGGACACTGAGCTAAAAATGGACACGGATTTGGAAAaacgactctaacgattttcataGACAATGGACATTGTCCGAATGACCGTTAGAAAGGATTTTACCCAACGTCCGGGCGTGAACCGGAAGCTCTTCACCTCAAGACTATCTGAAGATTCAACAGTGATAACGACCAATGCGGTCGATCGGATCGTAACAAATACGTGAGGCACGGCATCCGGATCGGGCCCGCCCGTTATAAGCTGCTGAAGGCCGCGCTAACCACGCGTCTATATTGCATCTatgttgttattgtacagtagttacgctgaggagGTCAATTGTAGTTAGAGTGAATTTGATTTGATTGATTTTGAGAATAAAAGTTACGCATGGACGGACAGACGAAATAAAATCATGTGCGGGTTTTCCAttttcggaggccgctaaaaacgAGTGAAACGGCAGATcaaaattcattaatttttttttaaagaataaaaagacGAATGAAAATTTTAGTGATAATACTGTACAATGCAGTTTGTCTCGTATACCTTTAAGTTTGCAAAAACTAAATGCAagttattaaaataacaattttgtttcgttgttttttttttttagattcctGGTTTTACACACTGTCTAATGACGTCAGAAACCAACGCGTGACCCAAAAACAGGCGTTGTTGCTTGGTTACGCCATGGAAGACTACTGGCCCAGCACTTTGATGCTTCTCGGCTTTGAGAAGAGCAACGTGGAGATACTCGTGCAGGACAAGAGGGGGCTCAACATTCCCAATGGCACCTGCGGCCTCATCCATTGGATCCAGAAATTCGCCAGCCGAGCCACCCTCCAGGCGCTGGTCGACACGTTACGGCTGCTTGATGACGTCAAAACAGGCTTAATAAACTGGGATAAGATCATGCATATTGTCAAAAGTACAGTTTCTTGTGAGAAATGTGCGTGAGAGAAAATGTGTGGAGAAAAATGTGTGTGAGAGAAATGTGTGTGATAAATTTTTGGTGAGAAACGTGTGTGGAGAAAGTTTGTGAGAAATGTGCATAAGAAATATGTGTGAGAAATTATGTGAGAAAAATGGGACTCTAAGACAATCTTTGGACTTGTCTACATTCtgcttaaatatttgtttaccaaTACAAAACATGCTAAAAATGTGTTTGCGTGATAAAGAATAAGCCTACAAAAGCAAATCACTACCACACCCTTACAGCACAGCAGAACATCACTACAGAGGAGAATCACTACAGCATCATAGCAACACAGCAGAAAATCACTACAAAAGAAAAATCACTACAGCAGAACATCAATACAACAGAAAATCGCTTCAACAGAAAATCACTACAACAGAAAATTACTACAACAGAAAATCAGCAGAACATCACTACAGCAGCAAACCTTTACAATAGcaaatcactaaaaaaaaaagcgactcAATGTTCCTGAGAAGGACTACATAGTGAAACACTTGAACACATTTCCAGCATCTATAAAGCTTAGGATTTGTTATAAAGTTTTACTTTCGATTTAACATTGTCAATGTGGTTTGCAAATATTCTTTAATGTATTTTACTATGTATGTTTTTCCAATGTTGCAAATTCATTACCGACACTGGTGTAGCCTATTTGGGGCAGAATCAATAAATCATGGGGAGCATGaagtataacttttttttgggtGTTCACTGGCGTACAGTTAACGAGGATGACCAGTGGTCAGCACaccgactttactttcccccactAATACCAAGAtcacattaaagctgggtgcaCTCAGGGACAAGTTTGTTGCACTCAGGAATGccttaaaataatttatgttttaaaatcaacatGTCACCGGGATTCAAACGTGTAGTcctcttggttcagaagccaagcgcttaattaACCATGTgacgtgtttgtgtgtgtaaatatatttcTGATCAACGGTCTTTAGATGCACTGTATGAAATGCGTCCTCTTGTTATTAATAATATGATATTAAGGTTGACTATGATATTAAAATTGCACTCATAATAGCTAAGAAGTTTTTGGATGTCGTAGAgtggagcagtggcgtagcaaggtgcTTGTAGGCCAGGGTTCAAGtcagtagagagatgtttgTAAGACAAGTAGAGAGATGTTTGTAAGACAAGTAGAGAGATGTTTGTAAGACAAGTAGAGAGATGTTTGTAAGACAAGTAGAGAGATGTTTGTAAGACAAGTAGAGAGATGTTTGTAAGACAAGTAAAGAGATGTTTGTAAGACAAGTAGAGAGATGTTTGTAAGACAAGTAGAGAGATGTTTGTAAGACAAGTAGAGAGATGTTTGTAAGACAAGTAGAGAGATGTTTGTAAGACAAGTAGAGAGATGTTTGTAAGACAAGTAGAGAGATGTTTGTAAGACAAGTAGAGAGATGTTTGTAAGACAAGTAGAGAGATGTTTGTAAGACAAGTAGAGAGATGTTTGTAAGACAAGTAGAGAGATGTTTGTAAGACAAGTAGAGAGATGTTTGTAAGACAAGTAGAGAGATGTTTGTAAGACAAGTAAAGAGATGTTTGTAAGACAAGTAGAGAGATGTTTGTAAGACAAGTAGAGAGATGTTTGTAAGACAAGTAGAGAGAT
Coding sequences within it:
- the LOC106053026 gene encoding uncharacterized protein LOC106053026, which codes for MSSRFKRHVAGIETMVRLYKKISDNHHVIAQGTRVSEFKRQLSHTEDLSEFSVYFSHADGTCEKLEDDDILDERLQTCALELVPNNESATLDELHFEASRDLKEHKPYSWFYTLSNDVRNQRVTQKQALLLGYAMEDYWPSTLMLLGFEKSNVEILVQDKRGLNIPNGTCGLIHWIQKFASRATLQALVDTLRLLDDVKTGLINWDKIMHIVKSTVSCEKCA